The Zea mays cultivar B73 chromosome 7, Zm-B73-REFERENCE-NAM-5.0, whole genome shotgun sequence DNA segment TTGTAAACCTTAAGCTTTTAAATCTGCTTAAGGAGAAGTCAAAGGTGTACTTAGTTCAGCAGAATTAGAATTGTCAAGAAGCTACCTGACGTGTTGCCACAGCCTCAATGATGGCACAGCCAAGATCCAAGTTATCATTGATTAGCATGTGAATAAGTTGCTCGATAGTTTCACTGCCGCTCATAAGGTTCTGAATGAGATTTCGAAGATTAGAATATAGTGAAACACGAAGAGGTTCCTATAGCAGAGAACAAGAGAAATACAATTATTAGTTGTATTCAACAGATACAAAATGTTAGGGGTTAATAGAATCAACAAGCAGGTATAGCACTTCATCAACAGTACAAAGGCCTCAAGTAGAAATACCTTGCAAGTAACATGTGCCAGACTTCCGGCTAATGTTCCAACCATCAAATGTGCGAATCGAGTTATCGTATTGTTATTAGACTCCAATGCATAATCCTTCAAGAAATATGTGTCAACAGTATCATCACACTAACGTCTTAAACCAATGAAGGTAAGAAAGTAACCTTCAGAATAAGTTCTTTTGTAGTTCGGCTTGCTATGGTCACACTTCTTTGAATAACAGGGAGTATTATCTCCCTGTTAGCCTTATCCAAAGCCAAATCCATAATCCTAGATAAAGCAAGTAATTTATCAGCAACAAAAGAAGTTCAGATTAAATACGAAATGAAATATAACAAATTCCTTTCAGAAACTTGGAGGCATACTTGCTATATTGCAGTTGTGGACCAAGGGAGCCGAGCTTTGGATTTATTTTGAAACGTATCTCTTGACGTGGAATAGCCGCCATAAGCTACATATCACAAATGAAAACAAATCATATAACATAATCTAGTTGTTTAGATAAATAATAGCATTTAAAACATTAAGTTAACCTGGTTAACAGAAAATGGAGATGGTGATGTTGATTGTGTTTGTGCTGGCGAAACCTGGGTCAACGAGGGCACTTGCTCAGGCATCATCAGAGCAACTTTGTCATCTTCTACCGTGCTGTTTGTAGGTATACGGACAGGAGCAGCATACTGCAAAGAAAATATATTCCAACTATAATGGCAGAAGAGTGTACCACATATTCGATATAGAAGTTCAAAGCCAGCCTGATTAAGTATATTTGGAAGGCTCATAGCTCGGGATGTGATATTGATCTCAGGTTGTTGTTCCATATGAGTTAGTGAAGGGATGGTCCCTGAAGGGACTTCTGCAACCACAGGGGTTTGAGATGCAGTAACATCTTTATTTGAAAAATCTGGATTTCCCTCAACTTCGCTGAGACAATCTTTGAGCAGGGAACTTGGTTTGAGATGCATAGAAATTTAACATCCAACATCAAAACTTGCAAAACTTGGACGTTTGAGTCCACCTCTCGAGCCTAACAGACGTGAAATCAGTGGCGGAGCACGACCCAAAAATAAGGTACGGCAATAGAGAATACATATCTTGCGATTAAACTAAAGTTTAGGAAAAAGCATTATTAAGAAGTATCTTAGATAAAGAATTCTTTTGTAGATTATATGCCAAATCAATAAGCTGTTGATTTAAAAAAAAATCTGAATAATTTCTATGTTCAATTCTTCACTTTATGATACTTCCTCTAAAATCTGAGACTTCCTCTAAAATCTATTGAAGACATAGAATGAGAGTTGAGACTTGAGCCTAAAGGCCTCAGATCCAAGACTCGAAATCGGAGACTCCCAGAGCTAGAAGATAGACGACCACCGCCCGCCCACCTCCCACGCAGCAACGCGGGCCAGGGAAGATGAGGCACAGGCGCTGACACAAGGCCGCTGACCGCAGGGGAGGTGCCTAGCGCCTACCGCGCTACCTCGGCTACCGGCGAGGCAACGAGCAGCCGGGCCTTGGCGACCGGCGGGGCGGGGGCGAGATCGAGCGACCAGCGTGCAAGAGCCATGTGTGGTGCGTATGTGCGTGTTGGCAGCCGCGGAGCAGGGAGCCTGGACACTGTTGTACCTTGTTCTCCTTGATGGTTGACTCGTTCCGCGGCCGCTCCACCCTCAGGTACTGGTCCATCTCGGCTGTGGGCCTCGCTGCTCGTCGTTCGGCGGGTTGCAGGGCTAGATCGGATGGGATTCGAAGGATGGAGAGGTTGAGGCGGCAGTAGAAGGGAGGTTGCGGCGGCAGGTGCTAAAACCCTAGGTGGAGCCAACAATACGGTTTGCCCTGCCCCTGCTTTAGGAAAAATAGGAACGGGTGGTATGATGTGAGACTTAACCCTTTGGTTTAGATCCCGTTTCGTTGGAGCTGAATATAGTGATTAAATGTCTAAAGCATAGTCTCGAGCCTGCCATGTTATGAATCATGAAATGACAATAAAACATAAGCAAAAGCATAGCCTCGGAGTTTGGGGGCGCCGCTGGGGGCACTGAAGACGACAGATCTTGCCTCTCAGCCTCGGCGATGGGCGTCGGACGCAGGAGATGGCATTAACCACCGCTATATTAATAAAACGTATTGTATAGATGTGCAATACGAATATAAAGAGAAATATCCGTGGCATTAACCACCGCTTATCAGGTTGCTTATACCGTACAAAGAGACGATATTATAACTATAAATATACTGttaatgagaaaataaaaaataatcatATTTCAAACGTATAATTTTATTTGAAGAAGTTTCTTATTTAAGCAAGATTTTTTAcctatatgatatatagaaatCGTACGAACATACAGTTAGCTAATTAGTTCATTTTAAATTCCAAAAAATGTTTAGTTCAATATAATCATAATTTACTATTGACTACGTTTTTTCACAATGTCTTATCAGAAATATCATACGAGACGGTTTTAtgtttacaagtttctagtatactcactaacatctaaGACAATTTTGTACAGTCTAGATgactctaataatatctttatttgagatggtttcatatacagaagtgtctaatatactaaccaaaATAAAAGACAATTCTTGTAAacttaatgcctcaaaaggtatatttatttgaGACGGTTTTTAAAATCAAACTGTATTAAAACAATATAAGACATTTCCAACCATATATCTGTCTCAAAAACCTTCTTCATTAAAGACGGATGTCCAACAAACTGTCTTACCTTACTCAGCACCATATGATAAAAGATAGTTCTATAAAATGCACTAATATTTGTCTTAAGATGTatgtcttaaataagcatatttcTAGTAGTGACAATGCAACTGTATgacgatggattctcgcatcaataccctgtgcgatgagttgaGTAAGATGAGGATCAAAGTAATTCCTTCTAGTACCTTGTCTCACATCTCCATCGAGCCAACCTTGCTAGACCAGATTgttatggcccaactcagtgacaagggagtgcaaatctgagagcacctagagggggggtgaataggtgatcctgtaaaaacttgaaacttaatgccacaaaacttgattaggagttagcacaataaagccaagtggctagaaaggagttcttgcaaaacacaataaccacaaagatatcaacacagagaggcacagtggtttatcccgttgttggtgacttgttctcaaatgctatgaatcaagaacaaggcaacataaaatattaaatatcaaaagcccttcgtccttcaaatcattatttcctttcggatataacgagtttaggacgaaggttatgaaggacgtaccttcatgatcatgataaaaaataGAGAACACTCAAACAAAAATACAGAAAGTAACACAATTTCTGTAAACATTTTTTATTAATATATTCCTATTTGTATTACTTGTGTAAataaagataaattacaaatgtaccttcggcttgaaggaaaaaagaTACAGGCGTGGTGCAAAAGTGAattccaagtcagcgtgaacagtacaggaatactgttcacctatttataggcatgggtcgcagcccatgcaaaattacattaatgccctttacatttatcaataactctatgataatttttCGAGGTCtaaactggtttttcatctttaagtcggtttctcctTCCGCCgttattccgaagctcttctgcacacagcttcgtgatcgtcttatccttcgtcgtgattgccggctcagttgagcttcgtcttaaccatgcttttgtatactcgtaacttgacttcgaaggtacctgttcacatatttcttttgGAGAACACAGTCAATTatacttttgaggacctttggaagccgaaggcccccaacagtagcccctcgcaatattaatttgctgtaaagataaatttatattacgaaatggacgaaggctatgagccgaaggtccgaaaaaacaccttccttttgctagaatagcaacagtcattgacaagtggGACCCTCCAGTTTCCGACATAACgggtgtataaataggggctggccacaatttatttggcacgctctcttgccatctgttttgcctgctcaaatagcattctgcccacaaatatttggttgccttCCTAGTTTTAAGATTCGGAAGTGAGAGATAGgaattccgaagggatgtctgaggagaagaagattgctgccgagatgaagctgagcctttctgaagagaaaaatctgggatttattgaatcaatagcaaaaacaaatacagagaaaatcaatagggagattttggaaggcttatctgaagatactggtgagagTGATAGTTACGATGCGGACAGTGGTGGTGAGGATtctgaagatcgaccatggcgaccaagccattcagtcttcggaaaatcaactattgggctaagtcaccttgaaaacatgagggggagatactttcgtgatatgtccatcgtgagggcagatgacggagagagaaCTATGCCGACTCCCGAAGCtaatgaagtcgttatcttctgaagcttttttaaagctgggctaccaTTCCCTATAAGCaagtttgtggtagaagttctgaaaatatatcaggtttaccttcatcaacttacccctgaatcaatgataagaatgggaatcttcgtctgggctgtgaagagccagggcctagagccaagtgcgaaaagcttttgcaatatacatgaattattatacgagacgaagccctggggtaaagagcaatatcataacaactttggttgctacagcttcggtgctcgctctggatcaagctgtctcgtgccaaccttccggaaaagatggcccggagagtggatgaaagaatggttctatgtaaagaacGATTTggaggttcgagaagatattaaggatatcatcatgtgccccatctggcagcgcttcggactccggaaaccgaaggtagaaatggatgaagtagccgaagagtgccaacgggccttcggcgtagtctgctcttttattgggacaagggatctaatacaagaacacattgccttcagagtgtggcctcttgcagataattgggaaatgccaaaagaaactgttaaagaaactgacaaaggtgggctagtcaggctgaagtatacattcaaatacggagacaaattcgttgagccagatgatgattggctaaagagcattgagaatgtaagtgataaattgcttggggtatattcgaaggccgaagacactgcattgtcagcggccttcggaggccggaaaaagaaaagactcaaccgagtgtttCATGCAGTcgagtttgtctaccccgactaccgctatccagtgcgggggcaaaaaagaaaaggtacaacttctgcgaaagaaataGCTGCAGCtgttcctagcgagccagcgccgaagagaaaaaggataaaagttctcacacaccagccacgctatattgaaccagccacggtgcctgagttcaccggtgagacctcttcggccaccgaggctaaagagccaaccctgctgccagaagtcacagaaatggccgaagtgccagcgacagaaaagatggaagaaccaaagacggaAGAAGCGACAGCATCAGTTGAGGGAGTGAAAATATCGGAAACTTTAAATCCTTCcgaagaaattgaagcagcaaaaattaaaaaggggccaacagtaaccccaaaaagaaaaagaatggttaatgtgttagatgttttggaaacaattaaacttccaagcacaactccaaagaagactgctgaaacttctgaggcatttgctgaagtatccgttgccgaagctccgaagcaacagactggagttgaaacaGAGCCTTCAGGACCAACCAAGGTAATGCCCTTGGAAGCAGAAGAAACAAAAAgtgcaaaggcaaccgaagaaatgaaaatgtcagagccagctttagttgaagaaattgataccgctgcccccgaagcatcttccagaatatacgattatatcgtgcgacatgcttcggggaaaaagttatcggaagaagaagtttttgaagctaatcactatgccaaagaattaaagtatccgaagggggcactagtgttcaatgggacgaacgaagaagatttcctatactgcctcccagacaacaaagaattatccatctgtcgggagatggctagaagtatggggtttccgaagctcgaagctggattatgtgctatgacgaaggaggatctcgcggatagtcttgcgtacaatagcctgaaggtatgggaattgggcatttgaaaattttataattcgcaattcattcttttattcttataccaactcttttacatatagggtttaattctaagtaacgcattgagagcacaaaagaatgccgaagacgagagctatgaaattgcgttcaacaacctacgatcagaagttattaaactgagaaacgaagctctggaaaaggacaaaattctgcttacattggtggacaaggtaaaaaaggacgaagctgcctcgaaggcccaggccgaagcccaaaaacgtgaaattaaagatcttcagaaacagctagctagagctaaagaagaacgtatacttgaagaaacaaaatgaGAGCTTAAtgatcaattggccaatcatttagagataagtgttaaggagcttcgtgcatcccagagaaaatgctatgttaaatccatagagtgcgttaagaaaataaaatccagcttcgccaacgttggcgcattttctagtgaagagaatttctcaagaggcaatcctgaaggtccaatggaatggatcagtcacgaagcagaagccttcgaggaaatcctgaacagccgcggtgacatctgcgctttttcgggtgctagagggattgctgctgttttggagaggaaaggctgcgagcatgtaaaattcttagcgcagtccgaagctactttgtcccatgaagacattaaagacccctcgcccaaagcaagcatggtcggcgggaaattcttcaccgatatctgggataacggcggccgagaagtggcgcaagaaattattcaaaagagtgaaaaaggcatccacgatgctagaaaagtagcagaagctgccgagaaatgtacagagcccgaagggcaaataggtattaattagtggtttttattatgctgtaatttttaattccagactctgttctcggtttgtaatagtaatatagccgtatcttctcttccctcagaacctgatgAGGCATCTtcaggcccccacccgaagggggatgatgaaattagaaaaatggccgaagccattatggacaaggttgtcgaccaactattgaatgaagctgcagaaatagtgcttaaagaggattgaatgctattgtagaaacatttgaaatgtgtaatatattgtgactttgaatgtaatatataatctatttacagtttaattctttacgatgcatgaaattttgcatacataccatttttgagccttcggcgaaaaaacaccttcccttcttttcatgcttcgtgaagaaaatcttttctgtaTCGCAAGAGtttgtttacttctctgatgaagaacatccaagcttcgtgaaatattctctgaagctataaaaaagttttgtgttgccgcTCCAATGAGGCTACTCTTCGTCTCCattcgtcttgtgccttagcacgattttctcttttccaaaatattctccgaagatcaacactgtatccccttcttgttccatatGCAATAtggtgtatgatgcttatgttatgcaaaaatgatgtgatgatgttatgttatgcaaaatgatatttgtgccgcagatacataccCTGTAATAAAGcgcacacactttttatatcagcgctgacttttcgctgtaagcctcccttaggagcttcttcgccttttactttcagcggaatcagcgtttatttttcgctgtaagcctcccttaggagcttcttcgccttttactttcagcggaatcagcgtttatttttcgttgtaagcctcccttaggagcttcttcgccttttactttcagcggaatcagcgtttatttttcactgtaggtttagaaaacttacactacgctctcttaggaacgactttttactgtttcgaacaatttgtattgtgtccgttagatcaattttttgataatacaaaggtccttcaaatcaccataaattcgtatgcttcggcagctcaagcctatggaaaaaaacatatttctattatggtaaaagacgaaagtattacaagaaattgaaattcaataaaagacacttaaactcttcataattgttccttattaacaaaaaaatgTAAAAAATgcgaaagaactgctgttgaggtaggatatttgtcaataaatgtgcttcgactctggcacagtgctattgactgtgcgagcttcagactcctctctgaaatccctctgaaggtgattgtgctgactcccttctgggtgCTGCCCTCGCTGGGttggcggtggtggtggaggctgctgccaaggtgcttggggttggcttgccgaagcaacagaagctgcagagtggttgcctacgtattctggaatataaggcgagtgatacgaagcagtatgcatgacctgcttcggctgactttgttgcgctgctgcttctgctatctccttctgtttctggatggtaacgtggcacatcctggtggtatggcccttgtcttcaccacagaataggcaataaatttttcttggctggtctccaaaccttcccccaaagcccctggcgcctctgccccttggcgctggcggctgaaaagaactttgctgctggcccgaagcttgtgaagagtattgtggcctttgctgctgactccctcgatcatcagtttgagcagagttgtgaattgacctaacgtgcctcgggtgaaatcttcctccgaagcccctggtcatttcagagaacctgaatgcttcctcccttctttggcggaagtcattgtcagctcgaatgtattcgtccatcttctggagcagcttctccaacgtttgtggtggcttcctggcaaagtactgcgctgaaggtcccggccgaagccccttaatcatggcctcaatgacaatttcattgggcactgttggcgcctgtgccctcaggcgcagaaaccttcggacgtacgcctggaggtattcttcgtggtcctgggtacactgaaataaagcttgagtagtgactggcttcgtctgaaacccttgaaagctagttatcagcatatccttcaacttctgccaagaagtgattgtccctggccgaagagaagagtaccaagtctgagcaacgctcttgacggccatgacaaaggattttgccatgactgcagtgtggctgaaccgcccgaattattccagcttaagtgcctaagtcacgcctcaggggccgtaacacacttaaatcggaataacccgtcagtccctcagatctagtctgatgaagccacttaaccaggatcaaactccacaatctcactcgaaggtgagtcacagaagaaatacaataaaacaggaaacctcaaattaagtactgagttattacataaatcggagtttttgagtagcaagtaaagttcacaaattaaagtgcagcggataatcgatgtcgtcggtaatgaggaaatgggcaaggcctagcccactactcctcatgctcctctcctgccggagcaacatcccactcgaccgtccaacctggtggcagggtggtaggccaagtcacaccatcaactacatcctgcatggtacctgcaaaaatggtgccacaagcaaggctgagtatactaatactcagctagacttaaccggtgtgaggagtctactcctctacctctagactatgcagctgtttggctgaggggtttggtttgccaaaagcactagctgtttctaaaatcaac contains these protein-coding regions:
- the LOC109941078 gene encoding uncharacterized protein, whose product is MHLKPSSLLKDCLSEVEGNPDFSNKDVTASQTPVVAEVPSGTIPSLTHMEQQPEINITSRAMSLPNILNQYAAPVRIPTNSTVEDDKVALMMPEQVPSLTQVSPAQTQSTSPSPFSVNQLMAAIPRQEIRFKINPKLGSLGPQLQYSKIMDLALDKANREIILPVIQRSVTIASRTTKELILKVTFLPSLV